From the Lycorma delicatula isolate Av1 chromosome 4, ASM4794821v1, whole genome shotgun sequence genome, the window aattaaaatcatagaaattgatatctatatattttattgatttaatactattagtttatatatagaggactaaaagttataatttctatatatatatatttttttatataggctGTTTATAGATTCTTGTTCTACTACTTCGATGctattgtgtatgtgtgtgtgtgtgtatatatatatatatatatatattagaattataaGAATTAGTGTCAGGCTACTGCTATATTTTCATCATTAGCTGTTAACCCtaggttcttttttttcttttcaatttcattattgATTCCTGTACTTTCATCAACTGTATTAATTCCAAGCGCCTTTGGCTTCTTATTTAAAACATCAAATCTTTCACCCCAGGTATGTAAGAGATCAAGTGAAGTACCGTTTCCACCACAAACGATCACAATAACAGGACCAGTCGTAATATCAATTAAACcctcattttgaaaattttgtaaaattccaaAATACACAGTTGATAATGTTGCTCCACATGCTGGTTCTACTAAAACTCGTTCTGCATCtatcaacagaaaataaaagaaaataattaattttgtgtaggttttttcacaattacaaaaaatttctttatccattttgttgtttttttgtagtagtatgtaaaaaattacaaattttctccTGTCACAATCCTACCTTTATATATCTACTATAATGTGGTTAATGTCTCCTGATTCAGctgtaaatgaatttaattattttttcttttccggTTGTTAAAGGTATAATTTAAAGACTTCAACGAGGGGAGTGTACAGCAGTTGTGCCAAAAAATCAcctttccactttttttttgtattctggaCTTAGCAGTTtcatgaaatgcaaaaaaaaaatgtgtacattttgTTGGTGTCTAAGTTAACATAGGattgactgaaaaaaaatcttcaaatttgttATGGTGTAAGATTTTGAATTTGTCTGTTGAAGAATGTTTACCAAAGTGACtgactgtaaatttaaaaatgaaggttgtaataaaaattttcaactccagattttttttttcattcaaatttggaACATGTGTATAAGGTGTTGTGTGATATTAAGTTTTGGAATCTGGATCTCAAAAGGGTCAATCATTGATTGGGTTAAATCTACACATACAGTATTTCTTATATTAAGGCCTACAAATCCATTTCTTGGCCagtttgaaaaattctttaaacaccAAGCAGGAATTATGTAGCCAGTTGTCTACCAATATCGATCTAGTTTCTTTACAAGTTCTGTAGCACCACAAATCTTCCTACCAAATCTAATCACTTACGTGATAATTGCTGAACAATCTCCTTGTGtggagatattttattttgttgtagagACTGgagcagattttttattattagacagttgataaacaaattttaaaaatgcttttctgAACAATTACTCAAGTATAATGAGTACTGTTACTTTGTAGAGGTAACATTAGTTATTGCTGTCATagcaaataacaaattaatatacagcAACAGTAAATTCATTAGAAATTGAACTAAAAGCAACTGATTAATACTACtaagttgtatttaaaatattttttaaatgtattattttagcgttatattttaataatattataacactaATGCATTCTGCATATTGTattatgtaaacaaagaaatacactaagaaataagattttaaatggCATATTCTGCTTTCAGATGTGCAATTGATGACTTCTTTGATACTATGCTTATATCATTCTTgtcataagaatataaaattgtataatgtaaGTGATTGAAATATCTTATTCACTATCAAATTGGCTACATTTTACATGACTGCCTAAAAAAGAGTGTAATGGATTTAGGATAtacgtttgttccaccgtagtagctcaGTGGCTGAATCAACATAGATGTATAGCCCTGCagtgaaatttttatgttaccaggaatgtcataggttatataaatgtatatatatttatataaatatatatgtagtagtggagatttgctggttgaagcacatactttaatgaattgaattaatgaactgtgaatctatcactgtgtgagctgggtttgaactgaatgattagaatcagtcgaatgaataatattgtaaaaataataaattaaatttcattaaataaaataaactaatattaaataaattaaaaaggttctgtttaataaagatatttgtttaataataatgggcttcccatgggtGACCGTGTGTGAGgatagagtggtgaggtgatgcaaaCACCTTGTGCgaggctaaaccaatcatcaccatcaattaGTAACAAATAGGGTGCCCCTGGGGTgctgttataatatctctgcaaataattgctcaattttaaaaattcaaaaggggtatttattagtaggttgaaggctaatttttgcatgcatcagTTACATTCTTTATGTAAGAGATaacggttattcagaaatgttatatcttcgcaaccaatcttctgattttcaaaattcaaacgggatatttgccagtattatataaaatcatggtgaaaccaaaccagaacaaaaatgttttttttttggcagtcatgctttttaatatttttctcttgttaGGCACTGGACACAAAATTACATGAAACCCTTTGAGGAATGTTGAAGTAAAAATGCTTCATAACTATCTTTGTGTTCActtaatgtgaaaaattaaaaaaaaaaaacttatcaaaagGTCAACTTTCCTTTTGTGtaccaaatttctttttatttatatttttaaatattgcagaTATATAGAAGTAGCTGTTCTTTTGTTGAAGTCATTTTCATCtttgtattgaaaattaattaaatttctttaggaACGTACTTTATCTTAGTTGTTGTCTTATATACTATTTCATCATACTTAGGTACAGAGTGTTATTGCTCTATCTCAAAGCAGAAAAGAACTACTTTTCCAGTCTCTTAGTGCACTCACCACCCTTATAAAGCACTTGAGGTATAAAAAACACCAATAATATTACCTTTTTCTAAAAGTCATGATGTTCTCTGTATAGTATAATATAGATACTATACTATAATAGTATAGGTTTCTGAGGTGATTAGTGTTAATGTCTCAATTGTGGtgtaaaatttcacataaattttaggAGCTAGAATGTTGATTTCCAGTAGTGTAGTTGGTTGAATGAAGAAGGTAACAGAATCATTTTGCTCCTTAACATTCTTGACATGggatgtttgtttttaaacacaCATATTAATGCCAGGTGGTACTTGTGTCTTGTGTCAGTCCTCTATATTTGTTGCAGTTGAGGGCACTAAGAGACAGATGTTTTACTAatgatttatgttaaaaaaatgatagtaCTAGTATTAGGTTTgtcaaattctatttttaatcacTACAGCAAACATCTAGATGccaataaacaaaattctaaaaaatttttcagGTTATGCTCATTGCTATTCCACTGCTTATATTACTATAAAGGTTTATTCAGTATTTCTCAATTTCTTTAGATGATGATAaggtataatttattacattccatttgattttattttgcttttttagctaagtcaattacttttttaaattctgtaaaaaatccgtttttctaaagtaaataaaaaagtatttgggATTACCAACCTGCAAATTGTAGGCAACTGTAAACAGCTTGAGCATCAGATACGACTGATgacaagattttaaatttttttcgcatTTCCATGAGATCTTTGCACACTACACTTGCTCCCAATGTTACTGCAATgctgcgttaaaaaaaaaaattatgcttagattaaatgtttaaatttgtgtttagtGCTGTccttgttacaaaattaaatgttaataccAACAATAACTAAGATTAGGTTAAgattaacattaaagttaatatgaagtttttaattttatcaaaagctttttatttcattgaatataaacatttttaacagcaTTTCACCATTTGTTGTAATagaattgtttttatgaataacgtttttacataataattatgatgagatttttcttgaatatttagTACAATATTTTCATCTATTAAGACTTAAGtgttgtatttattctttttaattgggGAATTTGAATACTTGCTGTTCAGATACCTCAAGTATTTACACCCATAAATCTGTACCTTTTCAGAAATAGCAGACTTTACTTAtgaacagatttattaaaatttcaatcattggtattttataatagtctcactaaatttgaaaatttctaaagGCTTTTTTTACCAGCAAATGTTCAGTTTTATATCTGTTTGTAGTTCAAACAGGACTTATGTAAGTGATGTTTATgactgaaaaagttaaaattattaaattctgaaattagGTTGATCTGGTATTGTCAGAAACCTGGTGAACCTagtgtattttatacattttttttaatgatgctaTCGCAATATCGATACCAAGTTTCACTACTGgtacagataaaaacaaaatattctttttaatctaatttactaCTGGCAATCATTGTCACAAATATCTAATGGTACAGAATATATTATTCTGTgccatttgtttttatttgcccTTTGGTGACAGTAAATGAATAGTAGGATCTGTGTAACAAAATAAGgagattgattttttaatgaaaattacatggGTCTATTGACAAGTCCTAGAGAGAATCATATTGAGAATTGAGGCATTTTTCTAGAAATACTAGAAAGTATCAGTATCAGTATCATATTACCTATTGACAAAAAATGTCAACATTAGTTTAAGAAAGGTCCCTAATTTAAACTCTCATTTTCatgatcacacacacacacacacacacacaccaaaataaaatattcctggTATTAAGTGTTACTTTTTAGCTTATTGCATGTAATAAAAGGTGATCAGTCATGAatcacgattttttttaattttcagtgttagttatagttaattttatgtatactGATGGTGATAACTGTGGTTTTTAACTGATAcaacataattgtaaaatatttttatatctataggCCTAATTATTTTCAGGAAGTCATGTTGAGAAGCTGTTCATGGATTCTGTTAGaactttatgtttatttaatttttttaccagttgaaattttttttaaaacaaattttcagagAAACAAAAGAGATTCATTAGACAGCATAATATGCTCTACTAACAGTGCCAGACTGTATTTTTCATCTCTACGCTCTAGTGGAAAAAAATTGtcacttatgaaaataaaaaatctttacaattggCGTCTTTATTAATGATTGGATTCTGGATTCTTATTATTTACCTGATGTAAGTCCAGTGATATTTAGTATATTCTCCTATTGGCTGTAGAgaaatgatgtaaattttatttattcacatattgtgcaaatattaaaaggaaaccacaaatgtaattttttcccaCAATTATAAACCACAATTGTTCTGTAATTTTATACACACTACTTtttctttgtattgataaaattactgaaatcgACCTGAAGTTGTTTTAGGTTACTGTTCATCATTTCACCTTTTCcagatttagaaagaaaaatacaatttttttttttacttaaatgttgACGTTATTACCAGAAggattcaaaattttcattttactgtcaatgcacaataaaaatatctaaaatttgttCTAATTATAGATTGACTATTTTTTGAGTTGTTGCACTTCAAACTTGAACATGCATACTTTATGTACTGatattagataataaatgatATAGATAACTTATATATAGGAagtaatattatactttattacattgaggaatttttttttttttttattaatttcaggaaaaagttttagtattatatacatttgatacatgtcagtaaatattattgataatacaaTAAGACAGTAGCTTCTGAAAAGACTCATTAAAATAAgccataattatttaaaaagaaatggccTTGTTGATTGCTTCAAGACTCAATTTAAAGGAGAAATTTACTTCatgtattattcttatttttcttcttagcttaatttaatgttcaaatattttatgGTAGCTTCTGACAAGAaacttgataattaatttaaatataaaaatagcatataatttattacataaattaatcaatttttgaataatctgtgtattttttatgtatgctttggtttaggtaaaataatatatttaaaatttcttgtaagaagttaattaatccaaaaataagGTTATGTTTTTCCTACTTAATCAGAATTACAATAATCATAgctgtacttttttatattaatctgatttttattgataattacatttattttgtaatttactcaCCTGGTAATTTTATCCAATGAAACTCTCTTATTTGATGCTATTGACAGATTAAAGCAGTGTGCACCTTTTGTTTCTACACTAATAATTGGAATGTCTGACCAAcctgaaacagtaaaaaaattgtttgtaaatttttaattgctataattagtttatataacACCATTTATATATTGGTAGATCTTAATTGTTGTGACTTAGTCATTATGCTAACTGTTATGGTTAAATTATGCTTTAGATTTGATTAGAAATAATCGAATTAAGATTAATTTCCATTATAAACAAAAACCCTAATTGGCTTATGTTAACcctacaataatgtttttttttttaagttttatcataaaattaatgaagtaagTCCATCAGATTAACtagaattatatttgttttaatatagaatttaaaattttaaataaaaccaagaatatctttttacaaattttatttaaatttaatatgcattcaaacaataattattttaaatctataaaaaccaAGAAATCATCTACCAAGTTGAAGCAGTGCGTATAACACTGttttacagaagaaaatattacattaattaattttttttattccacctgcCCTGGTTTTATTTTGATGGTGACACTCATGTAAACGAACCGATGTACAAGAGAGACTGGTTATAGTTCCTTTctttgagaaaaataatgtttcattataCAACTCGGTCCCTGTGGTGAACAATGTGAAGATATTGCTTGTCACATTTTACATTGCATTATGTGGTtgatatttaatctatatttttgtgGGTTTGGTAGGCTGATATGCAACAATATATTCAGGTCAGTGAAGGCGATGAGAaaacttatcatattttttaatagtattgcaCAGTAGATTTATTCTTGCAAGTTGGTGTGTCATTTTTGGAAGTGATTGTGATTTTTGTCAGATCATCTACAACTATTATGATTATCGTACTTAAtatacataaattgaaataagtTGAGTTAGTTTCTGTTCTTCAATTCTCATATGAATTCAGAAGAATTTGACAAAGggaatttgaaaaatacaaatttaaatgtataggagtataaaattacaataattattatttaaagactttcagaaaatttaacagaattcttAAAAATCTATTCTGATAATGCAAGATATTCAGCATATTGACTTCAGTCTACAAGACCAAACCGGAAGACTATCCTTTCAGTAATAATCAAAGTCATTTGTTCAGGGTGTATTGATATCAGAAGAGAGGAAAGTACCTGAATGTGGTGTACTCATTCTagcagaaatatatttaaagatcttTCTTATTTGGTTCAGTCTGTAAGATCAAATTTCACTGATGGAGCATTATTTGTAAACTTCTTAATACAACCTCTCCGTCTCTGAGTCACCCTCGCCTAATATACAATGCCTTACCTTTACTGTCTCCAAAGCCTTAACTACTTTCTGCATTAATGTATGTTCAGCACCATACCTAAGATGGTTGTAGATGACCCGATGTGAGATAAGTCACTTCTGAAATGCATAGCTATTCTAAACATAATTAGAATCCCTTGCCAGGCTTACTGAGGAAAGGTAGGAATAAAGTAGTCTTCTGGTGCCTTTTTCACCGATTCAAACCTAACTGTTGAAGAGCTGAATATGAAGATTGTATATTCAGCTCTGAAAATTATAAGTGCACTCTATTCACTGCAGCAACTGGCTGTACAGTGATTATCAATAATCGTAGACAATGAAAATCTTTCTTTTGCCTCCTATATTTCAGGTGCTCTATACACATCATGGGCATAAGAAAGACTGAGTAATATTAAtctctaataaaatttatgctcgtggatttatgaaatttcatgacGTCACAGTAATTATTTGACATGGgtgtatacatttttcattaaaaattaagctcATTAATCCTTCTAGTAGACCAGAgggttatttgaatattttaataggcaaaatagaaatagaattttaattatctttgtaaAACGAAAACACGAGCAAAATTTGTTACCATGATAATTATGGACCCTTCAAACTTGCACCTTCATCTTCAGTTAAAGTAGCAGTGTTGTGAACAAGtacatattatgtaaatttaaattatgtatataatttatatttgaaaatgaattctgaattaaaatttaatttcatcattgtttaatattaaatagattattaaaaagtggataaattttgcattatttaggggataattaattattcttttatctgaTACATAGCTATTAATGGATTTTATCAGTTATGAAAGGTTTTGATTTACGAATACTTCAGTTTAAATAGTATTCTCTGATATATCAATATACTGAAGTACTCCTTTCACAATCAGATGCTctgattattattgaatatttctgATCatctattaatttatactttgatcaatcttatttttttgtattagattataaatatttaaaagcgtaaatgtaaaaatcaaattagaaaGTCTGCTACTtagaaatgttttacttttaatataatattccaaaaaaactttaattagctAATTATCACATTCATTGTTGCtcattaacaacttttttattccCAGATCTATGATCTAGATGTATAGTGCTACTTGCTACTATAGTGTtagaaatttacatgaaataatgtaattCAGTATGTTAGTGTCATTAATTTATACCACATCAATTTTGTAcatattgtaatattacaatatcTACGTGTAATTACACATAATGTGTCATAGTAATGACACATtgtgatttaatattattgtcgGTAAAATCTACATATTGATTAAATCAACTGCTGCGGTTGTGTCAgattattaataagttatcatTACCATGTGATTCAATGCCTTGTAGAACACCACAAAGAAGACCTCCTCCACCAACTGATAAAACAATAGCACTTGGTTTACAAGGTGCTTGAAATATTAACTCATCTATAAGTGTTTGATGTCCTTCcctgtaatttaaacatttattctaattatattaaaaagacaaaattgtctttattttataaaattaatgataattttttaaactcacGTAGGTTATAAGTATTCCATTCCTCATTGAGTAGACACATTTAGATCATGTAAGTGAACACAAATGTAGTAGTACATGATGAATTCACACGTATAAATGTATGAATTCATCATGTACTACCTTTATCCAAAATGTATTTCAATACAGAGAAAATGTTACTATTACAGCATACTGAAATCAGCGACAGCAATGAGCATTCTAAAATATACCATCAACGTTTACTCCAGCATTCCACATGTACAATGACTATACAGGTTGATCgaagttaaaaatcattttaatttttgaaacttttatggGATTAATCGttaacataatcttttttttataagctgcATAAAAATCCAACAAATATGTAAtctaaaaatatgagaaattataTACTGGAAATCccaaatattgaataaaacataggcctaatgaaaatataaacctAAAGATAatgatagaatattaaaaacaagtgtTGATGATACTTCAGATGAAAAAACAAACTAAGcaattaattctgtattttggagctgtatacacttttttttttataagtgtgaAGGAAGAATCTATTTTTCAGCTGACTACTGTTTTGGTTTTGTTAAACAAATAGtaagttgtaaattattaaaaacagatttgtgGTCATTCAGTTGACAAAAACACCATGTAA encodes:
- the LOC142323321 gene encoding L-serine dehydratase/L-threonine deaminase-like: MIMKTEISTCPAPLHIQTPLIYSNSLSRLVPGAEIYLKMECCQVSGSYKIRGIGRRCQLALARGCQKLVGSSAGNAGVALARAARLIGLPCTVYVPRSTSHIVLERLTRDKANVIIHGENFKEATEKALEEVDEPRVTFVHAHDHPEIWEGHQTLIDELIFQAPCKPSAIVLSVGGGGLLCGVLQGIESHGWSDIPIISVETKGAHCFNLSIASNKRVSLDKITSIAVTLGASVVCKDLMEMRKKFKILSSVVSDAQAVYSCLQFADAERVLVEPACGATLSTVYFGILQNFQNEGLIDITTGPVIVIVCGGNGTSLDLLHTWGERFDVLNKKPKALGINTVDESTGINNEIEKKKKNLGLTANDENIAVA